The Streptomyces uncialis genomic interval AGTCCGGCGGCCGGCACTGGGTCCGCCACCCCCACGACTCCTCGGCGAACTTCGCCCCCAACCAGTCCGTGGAACTCCTCCTCGCCGCCCCCGACACCCGCCGCACCGGCCGCGAGACGGTACGCGGCGTCCCCGCCACCCGGTACACCGGCACCCTGCGCCCCGCCGACCTGCCCACCCGGGGCCCCGCCGCCGACGAGTCCGCCGAACTGCGCGACCAGCTCCGGGCCGCCGGGGTCACCGAGGAACGCGTCGACGTATGGATCGACGGGGCCGGCCGCCTCGTCAAGCGCGCCGAACGCAGCGAGACCGCCGCCGGGACGCTGCACAGCACGGCGTATTACCGCCAGTTCGGCGTCCGCGTCGCCCCGGTGACCGCGCCCCCGCCCGCGGACACCGTCGATTACGCGGCGCTTTTGCCCTCCCGAGGCGGGCAATAGCCCTGTTTCCGGTGGTACGTCGTGGGCCGGGCGGTGCGGATGAGCTCCGGTAGGGTCGTTGATCCGCAGTGAGATCGTCATGTTTGTACAGGGGTGGGGCAATGCAGACCAACAAGAAGCCGCGGATCATCGGCGCGGTGCTCACGACGGCACTGCTGTGTACGACGGGGGTCGCGTGCAGCGGCGGCGACTCCGACGCGAAGAGTGACGGTTCGTCGGCGTCTCCGGCCAAGGCGCTGACCGCCGCCTTCAAGAAGACCACCGACGCCAAGTCCGCCAAGGTCGACATGACCATGAGGATGCCGTTCGCCAACGGCGGCGGCGACATGGACATGTCCGGCGTGGTCGGCTGGGAACCGTCCGTCATGGACGTCACCCTCACGGGCTCCTCGCTGGGCGACGAGCCGGGCACCCCGGACAAGTCGCGTACGGTCCAGCGCGACGGCGTCATGTACATGGACATGGGCTCCACCGCTGCCTCGGGGATGGAGGGCAAGCGCTGGCTGAAGATGGACACCAAGGCGGTCGCGGAGTACGCGGAGGAGACGAAGGACCCCACCCCGCGGACCATGCTGGACATCAGCCTGGAGAACACGAACCAGGACCCGGCCCAGCAGCTCGCGCTGCTCCTGGAGTCGCCCAACCTGAAGCACGTCGGTACGCAGAAGATCGATGGCGCCGAGGCCGAGCACTACAAGGGCAAGCTCACGGTCGCCGAGATGCTCAAGACGAACGACGCGCTCGCGGACCTCGACAAGGAGGAGCGGGACGAGCTCCTCAAGAACATGAAGAAGGCCGGGGTCAAGGGGTACGACATCGAGGCCTGGGTCAACGGTGACGACCTCCCGGTGCGGATGGACGTCAAGACCCAGGTCGAGCGGGGTGTCATCGACATCAGCACGAAGTACTCGGACTACGGCACGGAGGTGAAGGCCGAGGTGCCGAAGGCGTCCGAGACCCTCGACCTCCTTGAGACGATCAAGAAGCTCGACAAGGAAGACCCTGCGTAACGCCTTCGCTTGCGCTTCTGGGTCTGTCCGGCTGGACGTACTTCGTTGCTGTGCCGTCGTTCGGTGGTTTCGCGCAGTTCCCCGCGCCCCTTTGGGGCGCGTTCTGTTTGTTCTTCGGGTCGGTGCCGGTCGGGATTCTCCGTCCTCGATCCGACACGCTCGGTAAGACGTTCCGTGACTCGACTGAAGAGCATCGGAGTCTGCGAGCAGAGATTCCCGCCCACCCCCTCCCGTAGCAGCGCGACTGCGGGAGGAGAGGAGTGCCCCTTCAGGGGCGCGGGGAACTGCGCAAAAGACGAGGGCGGGCCCGCACCCGGGGAGCGACAGCAAGGGGGCACCCACCCAGGGGCGCGGGGAACTGCGCACCCACCGAGCGACCCGCACAGGGACGAGTACGGCCAGCCGGACGGACCTCGGAGGCGCAAGCGAAGGCGACCCGGTCGATTTGCCCGGCGGCCCCAGCCTCCCGTACTCTCGGCGAGAAGCCAAAGACCGCTGGTCGTTGCCGCGCGCTCGTCCGAGCCGCGGTGGCCGAAGGATTCCGCTGAACGAGCGGACGACCCGCGCAGGTGACCGAGGAACGTTCCCGGACCACGTCCGGTAGAGCCACGCCCCGTGCACCCGTGCCGGGGCGTTTCGTTTTCCCCAGTTTTCCTCCTTCGGGTCCGCGCGGTCCGAATCACCCGGAAGGAGGCCGAGACTCATGGCGAGGCCCGACAAGGCTGACGCGGTTGCCGAGCTGACGGACAAGTTCCGCAGCTCGAACGCCGCCGTGCTGACCGAGTACCGCGGTCTCACCGTGGCACAGCTCAAGCAGCTGCGCCGTTCGCTCGGTGAGAACGCCCAGTACGCCGTGGTGAAGAACACGCTGACCAAGATCGCGGCCAATGAGGCCGGGATCTCGACGCTGGACGACCTTTTCAACGGTCCGACAGCGGTCGCCTTCGTCACCGGTGACCCGGTGGAGTCGGCGAAGGGTCTTCGTGACTTCGCCAAGGACAACCCGAATCTCGTCATCAAGGGCGGAGTCCTTGACGGCAAGACGATGTCCGCCGACGAGTTCAAGAAGCTCGCGGACCTTGAGTCCCGCGAGGTTCTGCTCGCCAAGCTGGCGGGCGCAATGAAGGGCAAGCAGTCGCAGGCTGCCGCGCTCTTCCAGGCGCTCCCGTCGAAGTTCGTCCGCACCGCGGAAGCGCTTCGCGCCAAGAAGGCCGAGCAGGGCGGTGCCGAGTAATTCGGCTCGCACCTTGATCCCCGCGTGACGTGACCCCGGTCGCGTCAGCGGAGGTCGAAGCGGGCCCGACGTACGCCCGCCTGACATATACACCCGGCACCCGCCGAATTAGTGGAAGGATCGCCCGTCATGGCGAAGCTCAGCCAGGATGACCTGCTTGCCCAGTTCGAGGACATGACCCTCCTTGAGCTCTCCGCGTTCGTCTCCGCCTTCGAGGAGAAGTTCGACGTCACGGCCGCCGCCCCGGTCGCCGTCGCCGCCGGTGGCGCTGCCGCTGTCGCCGAGGCCCCCGAGGAGCAGGACGAGTTCGACGTCATCCTCACCGGTGCCGGCGAGAAGAAGATCCAGGTCATCAAGGTCGTGCGTGAGCTGACCTCGCTCGGTCTGAAGGAGGCCAAGGACCTCGTCGACGGCGCCCCGAAGCCCGTCCTGGAGAAGGTCGCCAAGGAGGCCGCCGAGAAGGCTGCCGAGTCCCTCAAGGGCGCCGGCGCCTCCGTCGAGGTCAAGTGACCCGAAGGGGAGCCTGTACGGCTTCCCGGCGAGCCGGGCGCCCTTGTGGCGCCCCTCGCACCCGTTCGCTGTAACGCGGACACCCTGAACGGCGATCACCCAAGTGGGTGGTCGCCGTTCGGCGTTCCGGGGGTCGCCCGAAGGGCTGCTTGCGGTCCGGGCGCTGACGAGTATGGTGATCTTCGTTGTGTCTCCGGCGGCCCCGGTGACGGCGCGCGACGACGGTGATCAGTGACGATCGCGGCACCCGGTTCGGGGGTGGGGGCCTTGACGAACCGCACGCAGCGCGCAATTCTCAGGACGCGTCGTCACAACGATCCGCGATCCGAGGCATGGATCGACGGCGAAGAGGGCAGTATCGATGTGCATTGAGGGCGTGACTGGCAGCAGGTGTTGAGAACACAGAGGGTGTCGCAGAACCCGAGCTGGACATCAGTGAGCCTTGTGGCTACACTGACCCTTTGCGCTGCCTGTTAGCTGCCTCCTGCCCGTCACCAGGGGCATGCCCATGCTTGAGCATCGAGTCGATACCCGGCCCTGACCTGGGTCTTCTGTCTCTGTGTCCAGGCGGGGGACCGGTACGCGCGTAGTGAGTCCGAGCCCTCGGAAGGACCCCCTCTTGGCCGCCTCGCGCACTGCCTCGACCGCGAATACGAACAACGGCGCCAGCACCGCCCCGCTGCGCATCTCCTTTGCAAAGATCAAGGAGCCCCTTGAGGTTCCGAACCTTCTTGCGCTGCAAACCGAGAGCTTTGACTGGCTGCTCGGCAACGACGCGTGGAAGGCTCGTGTCGAGGCGGCTCTGGAAAGCGGACAGGACGTCCCCAGGAAGTCAGGTCTGGAGGAGATCTTCGAGGAGATCTCCCCGATCGAGGACTTCTCCGGGTCGATGTCGCTGACCTTCCGCGACCACCGCTTCGAGCCTCCGAAGAACTCCATCGACGAGTGCAAGGAGCGCG includes:
- the rplJ gene encoding 50S ribosomal protein L10 → MARPDKADAVAELTDKFRSSNAAVLTEYRGLTVAQLKQLRRSLGENAQYAVVKNTLTKIAANEAGISTLDDLFNGPTAVAFVTGDPVESAKGLRDFAKDNPNLVIKGGVLDGKTMSADEFKKLADLESREVLLAKLAGAMKGKQSQAAALFQALPSKFVRTAEALRAKKAEQGGAE
- the rplL gene encoding 50S ribosomal protein L7/L12, giving the protein MAKLSQDDLLAQFEDMTLLELSAFVSAFEEKFDVTAAAPVAVAAGGAAAVAEAPEEQDEFDVILTGAGEKKIQVIKVVRELTSLGLKEAKDLVDGAPKPVLEKVAKEAAEKAAESLKGAGASVEVK